The following are encoded in a window of Pseudomonas sp. St316 genomic DNA:
- a CDS encoding phosphoethanolamine transferase CptA, whose amino-acid sequence MSLFKRSKTTAKGFDWAGLGWLFLFFWYFSGITQLLILLSDTSGFTGFRQAFVMSAVWLAPLLLFPARTRVLAALIGVVLWACSMASLGYFFIYQQEFSQSVIFIMFESNVSEAGEYLTQYFAWWMVAAFLAHTAVGYWLWTRLRPVYLPRAQAMVAAVAIVLAVVGYPLIKQTQRTGSFAGGLEKFEDRIEPAVPWQMLVAYRRYGEQLENMQGMLHSASKIAPLRNLKDAMAEQPATLVLVIGESTNRQRMSLYGYPRETTPELDKLKGQLSVFDNVITPRPYTIEALQQVLTFADEQNPDLYLSTPSLVSMMKQAGYKTFWITNQQTMTKRNTMLTTFSQQADEQVYLNNNRNQNAAQYDGDVIEPFNKALADSAPRKLIVVHLLGTHMSYQYRYPPTFNKFTDRQGVPADLRDDQVPTYNSYDNAVLYNDFVVSSLIKDYAKSDPNGFLLYLSDHGEDVFDSPGRGTLGRNEGKPTAPMYTIPFMAWASPKWRESHDWNFAGDLSRPYSSSHLIHTWADMAGLNFDELDHSKSLISNDFKARPLLIGDPYQTPRKALIDFSLMKPKAPSAEVVQK is encoded by the coding sequence ATGAGTTTGTTCAAACGCAGCAAAACGACTGCGAAAGGTTTCGACTGGGCCGGGCTTGGCTGGCTGTTTCTGTTCTTCTGGTACTTTTCGGGCATCACCCAACTGCTCATTCTGTTGAGCGACACCTCCGGCTTCACCGGCTTTCGCCAAGCGTTCGTGATGAGCGCGGTGTGGTTGGCGCCCTTGCTGCTCTTCCCCGCCCGCACTCGCGTACTCGCCGCCTTGATCGGCGTGGTGCTGTGGGCCTGCTCCATGGCCAGCCTGGGCTACTTCTTCATTTATCAGCAGGAATTTTCCCAGAGCGTCATCTTCATCATGTTCGAATCGAACGTGTCTGAAGCCGGCGAGTACCTGACACAATATTTTGCCTGGTGGATGGTGGCAGCGTTCCTGGCCCACACCGCCGTCGGCTATTGGCTCTGGACCCGCCTGCGTCCGGTATACCTGCCCCGGGCCCAGGCCATGGTCGCAGCAGTCGCCATTGTCTTGGCCGTGGTCGGCTATCCGCTGATCAAGCAGACCCAGCGTACCGGCAGCTTTGCCGGTGGCCTGGAAAAATTCGAAGATCGCATCGAGCCAGCCGTGCCATGGCAGATGCTGGTGGCCTATCGTCGCTACGGTGAACAGCTGGAGAACATGCAAGGCATGCTCCACAGCGCCAGCAAAATCGCGCCACTGCGCAACCTCAAGGACGCCATGGCCGAGCAGCCAGCCACGCTGGTGCTGGTGATCGGTGAATCCACCAACCGCCAGCGCATGAGCCTCTACGGTTACCCGCGGGAAACCACGCCTGAGCTGGACAAGCTCAAGGGCCAGCTGTCGGTGTTCGATAACGTCATCACCCCGCGCCCCTACACCATCGAAGCGCTGCAGCAGGTGCTGACGTTCGCCGACGAACAGAACCCGGACCTGTACCTGAGCACCCCGTCGCTGGTGAGCATGATGAAACAGGCCGGCTACAAGACCTTCTGGATCACCAACCAGCAGACCATGACCAAGCGCAACACCATGCTCACGACTTTTTCCCAACAGGCCGACGAGCAGGTGTACCTGAACAACAACCGCAACCAGAACGCCGCGCAGTACGATGGCGATGTGATCGAGCCGTTCAACAAAGCCCTGGCCGACAGCGCCCCGCGCAAGCTGATCGTGGTGCATCTGCTCGGTACCCACATGAGCTACCAGTATCGGTACCCGCCGACCTTCAACAAGTTCACCGACCGCCAGGGCGTACCGGCGGACCTGCGTGATGATCAGGTCCCGACCTACAACAGCTACGATAACGCGGTGCTGTACAACGACTTCGTCGTGTCCAGCCTGATCAAGGACTACGCCAAGAGCGACCCCAACGGTTTCCTGTTGTACCTGTCTGACCATGGTGAAGACGTGTTCGACTCGCCAGGCCGCGGCACACTGGGCCGTAACGAAGGCAAGCCGACCGCGCCGATGTACACAATCCCGTTCATGGCCTGGGCCTCGCCCAAGTGGCGCGAAAGCCATGACTGGAACTTTGCTGGCGACCTGTCACGGCCGTACAGCAGCTCGCACTTGATTCACACCTGGGCGGACATGGCTGGCTTGAATTTTGATGAGCTGGACCACAGCAAGAGCTTGATCAGCAATGATTTCAAGGCCCGTCCGCTGCTCATCGGCGACCCCTATCAAACCCCGCGCAAGGCTTTGATCGACTTCAGCCTGATGAAGCCCAAGGCGCCGTCAGCTGAAGTCGTGCAGAAGTAA
- a CDS encoding DUF6026 family protein translates to MGPVVTARPPQTLYVTIRRDELRLLKEERDLLLDEVTHLRMQLQHAQLPHQSQSLAR, encoded by the coding sequence ATGGGCCCTGTCGTTACCGCACGTCCTCCCCAAACCCTTTATGTGACCATTCGTCGCGATGAATTGCGCCTACTCAAGGAAGAACGCGATCTACTGCTTGATGAAGTGACGCATCTGCGCATGCAGTTGCAACACGCACAGCTGCCCCACCAAAGCCAGTCCCTGGCTCGGTAA
- the zapE gene encoding cell division protein ZapE, which produces MTFDSPLSAWQHAIEHHGFVQDEAQELAIMTLEQCHKALHEGRKSIKGVYLWGPVGRGKTWLMDRFYESLKVPARRQHFHHFMAWVHQRSFQLTGTPDPLQALARELSQEARVLCFDELFVTDIGDAMILGRLFQVMFELGMVVVSTSNLPPEELYANGHNRERFLSTITAIKQHMQVVPVNGWQDHRQHPGRLLQRYWLRDPAQPDPLDEVFGQLTAGQALLSGPIEVGHRQLQPVRASDTVLWSRYPDLCEQPLSAVDFMALCDRFSMILLSDVPCLSAEQREGRIARGTEDGVARVEAGDRELPQLSVHDDGVRRFIALVDECYDRKVPLYLSAAVPMDELYTQGYLQFPFRRTLSRLQEMQMQRFGQPT; this is translated from the coding sequence ATGACTTTCGACTCCCCCTTGAGTGCCTGGCAGCACGCCATCGAACACCACGGCTTCGTCCAGGACGAGGCCCAGGAACTGGCCATCATGACACTGGAGCAATGCCACAAGGCGTTGCACGAGGGTCGCAAGTCGATCAAGGGTGTTTATCTCTGGGGCCCAGTGGGACGTGGCAAGACCTGGCTGATGGACCGCTTTTATGAAAGCCTCAAGGTGCCGGCCCGTCGACAACACTTCCATCATTTCATGGCGTGGGTGCACCAGCGTTCGTTTCAGCTCACCGGCACGCCGGATCCTTTGCAAGCCCTGGCCCGGGAGTTGAGCCAGGAAGCGCGGGTGCTGTGCTTCGACGAACTGTTTGTCACCGACATCGGCGATGCCATGATCCTGGGGCGCCTGTTCCAAGTGATGTTCGAGCTGGGCATGGTGGTGGTGAGCACGTCGAACCTGCCGCCGGAGGAACTCTATGCCAACGGTCACAACCGTGAGCGGTTCCTGTCGACCATCACGGCGATCAAACAGCACATGCAAGTCGTGCCGGTGAACGGATGGCAGGATCATCGCCAGCATCCGGGCCGATTGCTGCAACGTTACTGGCTACGTGATCCCGCGCAGCCAGATCCGTTGGACGAGGTCTTCGGCCAGTTGACTGCCGGTCAGGCGCTGCTCAGCGGGCCGATCGAAGTGGGGCATCGCCAGCTCCAGCCGGTCAGGGCCAGCGACACGGTGCTCTGGAGCCGTTACCCGGATCTATGCGAGCAGCCCTTATCGGCCGTGGATTTCATGGCCTTGTGTGACCGCTTCAGCATGATCTTGCTCAGTGACGTGCCTTGCCTGAGTGCCGAGCAGCGTGAAGGGCGCATCGCCCGTGGCACGGAAGACGGCGTGGCGCGGGTCGAGGCGGGTGACCGCGAGTTGCCGCAATTGTCGGTCCACGACGACGGTGTACGGCGGTTCATCGCCCTGGTCGACGAATGCTATGACCGCAAGGTGCCGCTGTACCTGTCGGCTGCGGTGCCGATGGATGAGTTGTACACCCAGGGCTATCTGCAATTCCCATTTCGCCGTACCCTCAGCCGCCTCCAGGAAATGCAAATGCAACGTTTTGGTCAGCCAACCTGA